ATCGTAGGCTTCTTGTGCGGCCTGGCGGAATGGTTTGGGGTCCGATAGGTTCAGTTCCCGCTTCGACTTCGATGTGTCACAGTAGAGGTACTCACACGTCATGCGCAGTTGTGCACCGTTGAAGGGCAGGGGAAGCCATTTTCCCAGGACGTCACACAGCCATGCGGCGGGTCCAATCCCTCGCGTCGGGATCTTCAGCCAGGGTGCTCGACGACCGGCGATTTCCGTCAGCGTGCTGAAAACCTGATGATGCGACAGGTTCTCACCGCCGAGGATGTAGCGTTCGCCGGAACGACCGCGGCGCGCCGCGGCGAGATGCCCGGCGACGACGTCGTCGATGTGTACCACGTTGATCCCGCCGTCCATCCAGAAGACACCCCATCCGCGCGCGGCTTCCGTGACCATCGCCCCGCTGATCTGGTTGAGATCGCCCGGTCCGATGACCACGCTGGGGTTGACGATCACGACCTCGATGCCTCGATCGACGTACTTGAGCGCTTCCAATTCGGATTCCCGCTTGGCGTAGCCGTAGGGAAATCGTTTCGGGGGCAGGTTGTACGTGTGTTCTTCCGTGAGGTATTCATCGTGACGCGGAACCCCCATGGCGGCAACGGAACTGGTGAGTACCACGCGCTTTACGCCGGCGTCGGCAGCGGCTCTCAAGACGTTACCCGTGCCCGCTACGGCGGTTTGCCGCACGAGTTCGGGGTGGCGCCAGTAAGCGGATTGTGCGGCGGCGTGAAAAACGAGATCCACGTCGCAAAGCGGCTGCTGCAGCGTGTCGGGTTCTAAAATGTCTCCGACGTGAAATTCGACGGGAATGCCCTGAAGCGCTCGCAGCGAGGATGTCTGACGGTGCAGCGCACGGACTTCGTGTCCGTGGGAAATCAAAGCGCGGCATATGGACGACCCGATGAATCCCGTCGCCCCGGTGACGAGGACCCGTTCAGTCAATCAGACCCAGCTCGTGGCCGACTTCGCCCAGGA
Above is a window of Anaerolineales bacterium DNA encoding:
- a CDS encoding NAD-dependent epimerase/dehydratase family protein; this encodes MTERVLVTGATGFIGSSICRALISHGHEVRALHRQTSSLRALQGIPVEFHVGDILEPDTLQQPLCDVDLVFHAAAQSAYWRHPELVRQTAVAGTGNVLRAAADAGVKRVVLTSSVAAMGVPRHDEYLTEEHTYNLPPKRFPYGYAKRESELEALKYVDRGIEVVIVNPSVVIGPGDLNQISGAMVTEAARGWGVFWMDGGINVVHIDDVVAGHLAAARRGRSGERYILGGENLSHHQVFSTLTEIAGRRAPWLKIPTRGIGPAAWLCDVLGKWLPLPFNGAQLRMTCEYLYCDTSKSKRELNLSDPKPFRQAAQEAYDWYREHGYL